A DNA window from Candidatus Phytoplasma asteris contains the following coding sequences:
- a CDS encoding DUF2963 domain-containing protein: MQTNNQKKLKNKIFIIWGLFISGVILVFLIILLLAMNKPQTKTDNQNKPTLTSKANLQQEQETYNAIISKIEKEIDKLTQQYPPKTTYQKDGITPRSYEIYDSKGKLIKDTYYKIDGKTIKYIAEHDKDTNIMTKSTYYLDDGKTIDYINEYTPTGIFIKTTYYNPDGTVKEIINR, from the coding sequence ATGCAAACCAATAATCAAAAAAAATTGAAAAATAAAATATTTATCATTTGGGGTTTATTTATTAGTGGAGTTATTCTTGTTTTTTTAATCATTTTATTATTAGCTATGAATAAACCCCAAACTAAAACTGATAACCAAAATAAACCTACTTTAACATCTAAAGCCAATCTTCAACAAGAACAAGAAACCTATAATGCAATTATAAGTAAGATAGAAAAAGAAATTGATAAATTAACTCAACAATATCCTCCTAAAACTACTTATCAAAAAGATGGTATAACCCCTCGTTCATATGAAATATATGATTCAAAAGGTAAATTAATTAAAGACACTTATTATAAAATTGATGGAAAAACAATAAAATATATTGCCGAACACGATAAAGATACAAATATTATGACTAAATCAACTTATTATCTTGATGATGGTAAAACAATAGATTATATTAATGAATACACTCCTACTGGAATATTTATCAAAACAACATATTACAACCCAGACGGAACTGTTAAAGAAATAATAAATCGTTAA